In Bradyrhizobium guangxiense, the following are encoded in one genomic region:
- a CDS encoding FAD-dependent oxidoreductase: MISDQQSNRTRKVRCCIVGGGPAGMMLGYLLGRAGVEVVVLEKHADFFRDFRGDTVHPSTLQVMDELGLIDGFLKLPHQRLQKMDGLFGGTPVRIADLSRLRTKYPFIAFMPQWDFLNFLREAGRRFASLEVMMSTEAVDLIRRGETIAGVRAKTPGGTIDIEADLTIACDGRHSTVRERAGLAVEEVGAPMDVLWFRAGRRPDETENVFARVERGKMMITFDRGDYWQCAYVIAKGQHEAVKARGLQALLDDVVRMAPILRSGIADVKSFDDVKLLTVAINRMARWTRPGLLCIGDAAHAMSPVGGVGVNLAVQDAVAAANLLADKLQHGCPPEDELDAVRRRREFPVKMTQRMQVVVQNNIISGALQGGDRPLKVPLIVRVITALPWLQGIPARLIALGVRPEHVHSKAAPGSQAGLR, from the coding sequence ATGATATCCGACCAGCAATCGAACCGGACGAGAAAGGTCCGCTGCTGCATCGTCGGCGGAGGGCCGGCCGGCATGATGCTCGGCTATCTCCTGGGGCGAGCCGGCGTCGAGGTCGTGGTGCTGGAGAAGCATGCGGATTTCTTCCGTGACTTCCGCGGCGATACCGTGCATCCCTCGACGCTCCAAGTGATGGATGAGCTCGGCCTGATCGACGGCTTCCTGAAGCTGCCGCACCAGCGCCTGCAGAAAATGGACGGACTGTTCGGCGGCACGCCGGTGCGCATCGCCGATCTCAGTCGGCTCCGCACCAAATACCCCTTCATCGCGTTCATGCCGCAATGGGACTTCTTGAATTTCCTGCGCGAGGCCGGCCGGCGCTTTGCCTCGCTCGAGGTGATGATGAGCACGGAGGCGGTCGATCTGATCCGCCGCGGCGAGACGATTGCCGGCGTACGAGCGAAGACGCCAGGCGGCACCATCGACATCGAAGCCGATCTCACCATCGCCTGCGATGGCCGGCATTCGACGGTGCGCGAGCGCGCAGGCCTTGCCGTCGAGGAGGTCGGCGCGCCGATGGACGTGCTGTGGTTTCGCGCCGGCCGCAGACCCGACGAGACCGAGAACGTGTTCGCCCGGGTCGAGCGCGGCAAGATGATGATCACCTTCGACCGCGGCGACTATTGGCAATGCGCCTACGTCATCGCCAAGGGACAGCACGAGGCGGTGAAGGCGAGGGGATTGCAGGCGCTGCTTGACGACGTCGTGCGCATGGCGCCGATCCTCAGGTCCGGCATCGCTGACGTGAAGAGCTTCGACGACGTCAAGCTGCTGACCGTTGCGATCAACCGCATGGCGCGCTGGACGCGGCCGGGCCTGCTTTGCATCGGCGACGCCGCCCATGCGATGTCGCCGGTGGGCGGCGTCGGCGTCAATCTGGCCGTGCAGGACGCGGTGGCGGCCGCCAATCTGTTGGCGGACAAGCTGCAGCACGGCTGCCCGCCCGAGGATGAGCTCGATGCCGTGCGCCGTCGTCGCGAGTTTCCGGTGAAGATGACGCAGCGAATGCAGGTGGTCGTGCAGAACAACATCATCAGCGGTGCCTTGCAGGGCGGCGACCGGCCACTGAAGGTGCCGCTGATCGTACGCGTCATCACCGCACTGCCATGGCTGCAGGGCATTCCGGCGCGCCTGATTGCACTCGGGGTGCGGCCCGAGCACGTGCACTCGAAGGCCGCGCCGGGATCCCAGGCAGGACTTCGGTAG
- a CDS encoding outer membrane protein: MRNKLIAAFACTTALVSTGAASAADLGARYTKAPAYVEPLFNWTGFYVGGHIGGAWTNEQFINNGTGAPFGDLSVGQGFRQRNSGVMGGAQIGYNWQANNYVFGMEGTISGLDNKGTFTNTVFGAGDDVFSWRANVLATVVGRAGFAVQNNLFYIKGGYAGVNNRLSVSDTVGVSGSGGQTHWHNGWTVGAGWEYGVTRNWIVGLEYNYAAFASQTYQLGGTSGNYTFDTKPRDIQWAVVRASYKFDAPTIARY; encoded by the coding sequence ATGCGTAATAAGTTGATTGCCGCCTTCGCCTGCACGACCGCTCTGGTTTCGACCGGTGCTGCCTCCGCCGCCGATCTCGGCGCGCGCTACACCAAGGCGCCCGCTTATGTCGAGCCGCTGTTCAACTGGACCGGTTTCTATGTCGGCGGCCACATCGGCGGCGCGTGGACCAACGAGCAGTTCATCAACAACGGGACCGGCGCGCCGTTCGGCGACCTTTCGGTTGGGCAAGGCTTCCGTCAGCGCAATTCGGGTGTCATGGGCGGCGCCCAGATCGGCTACAACTGGCAGGCCAACAACTACGTGTTCGGCATGGAAGGCACGATCTCCGGCCTCGACAACAAGGGCACGTTCACGAACACGGTGTTCGGTGCCGGGGACGACGTGTTTTCCTGGCGTGCCAACGTGCTCGCGACCGTGGTCGGCCGCGCCGGCTTCGCCGTGCAGAACAACCTCTTCTACATCAAGGGCGGCTATGCCGGCGTGAACAACCGACTGTCGGTCAGCGACACCGTCGGTGTTTCGGGTTCGGGCGGCCAGACCCACTGGCACAACGGCTGGACCGTCGGCGCCGGCTGGGAATACGGCGTCACCCGCAACTGGATCGTCGGTCTCGAATACAACTACGCGGCCTTCGCCAGCCAGACCTATCAGCTCGGCGGCACCTCGGGAAACTACACCTTCGATACCAAGCCGCGCGACATCCAATGGGCCGTGGTGCGCGCGAGCTACAAGTTCGACGCCCCGACCATCGCCCGTTACTGA